One genomic segment of Cellulophaga sp. HaHaR_3_176 includes these proteins:
- a CDS encoding ABC transporter ATP-binding protein has protein sequence MIEIKNLHKSYKMGSNSLHVLKGINFSVEEGELVAIMGSSGSGKSTLLNILGMLDELDEGSYTLDNVPIKNLNETKAAQYRNKFLGFIFQSFNLINYKSAAENVALPLYYQKVGRKERQEKALKYLEQVGLKQWATHLPSELSGGQKQRVAIARAMAAEPKVLLADEPTGALDSKTSYEVMDLIQKINDAGNTILIVTHEPDIADMCKRIVHLKDGVIVEDKKIEQVRAQQYV, from the coding sequence ATGATAGAAATTAAAAATCTTCATAAATCATATAAAATGGGAAGCAATTCCCTTCATGTATTAAAAGGTATAAATTTTTCTGTAGAAGAAGGGGAGCTAGTTGCAATTATGGGTTCTTCAGGATCAGGGAAATCTACCTTACTAAATATTTTAGGAATGCTGGATGAGTTAGATGAGGGTTCTTATACCTTAGATAATGTTCCAATTAAAAACTTAAATGAAACAAAAGCGGCTCAATATCGAAATAAATTTTTAGGTTTCATTTTTCAATCTTTTAACTTGATAAATTATAAGAGTGCGGCTGAAAATGTAGCATTACCACTATACTATCAAAAAGTAGGAAGAAAAGAACGTCAAGAAAAGGCTCTAAAATATTTAGAGCAAGTAGGTCTTAAACAATGGGCAACCCATTTGCCAAGTGAGCTTTCAGGTGGGCAAAAACAACGTGTGGCAATTGCAAGAGCAATGGCGGCAGAACCAAAAGTTTTGTTAGCAGATGAGCCAACAGGGGCTTTAGATAGTAAAACTTCTTATGAGGTTATGGATTTGATTCAGAAAATTAACGATGCAGGTAACACTATTTTGATAGTAACACATGAGCCTGATATTGCAGATATGTGTAAGCGTATTGTGCATTTAAAAGATGGCGTTATTGTCGAAGATAAAAAAATAGAACAGGTTAGAGCACAGCAATATGTTTGA
- a CDS encoding ABC transporter permease, translating into MFRTFLTMLGVIFAMLILMLLLGSANGMSNGFNKIFAGTASNSLFVWSQSTSEPYKGFERGRKINFRLEDADILKKQIPEIDVLAPRIELGSHNGIVTVYRNGRKSGSSVYGDYPDIDEITKKQLVKGRFINSNDIAANKKICVIGEETFKLLFDKNEEAIGQDIRINGIFFTVVGIFKPSKNINIDGENAVFIPFTTFQKAYGSGDRMGWMAISVKEGKQVAEVEQKIKKLLKVKYDISPKDERAIGSFDMSEIFNNISAFTVVLKAFSFFIGIFTLLAGVIAISNILLITVKERTKEIGVRRALGATPKVVKRQIVLEAIVLTSFAGLIGFAISVGILGVLDVMFGSGDEFPFANPMVSIPQFLISFILMVGLSVLIGLIPANRAIRIKPIDALREE; encoded by the coding sequence ATGTTTCGAACATTTCTTACTATGTTAGGGGTGATTTTTGCTATGCTTATTTTAATGTTATTATTAGGTTCGGCAAACGGAATGAGTAATGGCTTTAATAAAATATTTGCAGGCACAGCTTCTAATAGTCTTTTTGTTTGGAGCCAAAGTACATCGGAACCTTATAAGGGTTTTGAAAGAGGGAGAAAAATAAATTTCAGATTAGAAGATGCAGATATTTTAAAAAAGCAAATTCCAGAAATTGATGTTTTAGCACCTCGTATAGAATTAGGTAGCCATAACGGTATTGTTACAGTGTATAGAAACGGTAGAAAAAGTGGATCATCTGTTTATGGCGATTATCCAGATATTGATGAAATAACCAAAAAACAACTAGTAAAAGGCCGTTTTATAAATAGTAATGATATTGCTGCTAATAAAAAAATATGTGTTATTGGTGAAGAAACTTTTAAGTTGCTATTTGATAAAAATGAAGAAGCTATTGGCCAAGATATTCGGATAAATGGAATATTTTTTACTGTTGTTGGTATTTTTAAGCCAAGCAAAAATATAAATATTGATGGTGAAAATGCTGTATTTATTCCATTTACGACTTTCCAAAAAGCGTATGGGTCAGGTGATCGAATGGGGTGGATGGCTATTTCTGTTAAAGAAGGAAAACAAGTTGCAGAAGTAGAACAAAAAATTAAAAAACTTTTAAAAGTTAAATATGATATTTCTCCAAAAGATGAAAGAGCGATAGGAAGTTTTGATATGTCCGAGATATTCAACAACATATCTGCATTTACAGTAGTGTTGAAAGCTTTTTCTTTTTTTATCGGAATTTTTACATTGTTAGCGGGTGTAATTGCGATTAGTAATATCCTTTTAATAACCGTAAAAGAGCGTACAAAAGAAATAGGAGTGAGAAGAGCTTTAGGTGCTACGCCTAAAGTAGTGAAAAGACAGATTGTGTTAGAGGCAATCGTATTAACAAGTTTTGCGGGTTTAATTGGCTTTGCAATTTCAGTAGGAATACTAGGCGTATTAGATGTTATGTTTGGGAGTGGTGATGAATTTCCTTTCGCAAACCCGATGGTTAGTATACCTCAATTTTTGATTTCATTTATTTTAATGGTAGGCCTCAGTGTTTTAATAGGATTGATACCTGCTAATAGAGCCATAAGAATAAAACCTATAGATGCCCTAAGGGAAGAATAA
- a CDS encoding TolC family protein yields MKFKIASLLIVFAFTVGSSQVKKWTLEECVSYAVDNNLSIEQYELDLQSVQIEKSDALGAFLPNLNATNSISSNTGFSINPTNNLPTNTTSFNVSGSISSNVTLYDGLRNIHNFNRAKLNAMASQYRLDDLKDDIRLNVANAYLLVLSNKESLRVFKAQYNVTQQDLKRTNELVEAGVVPRGDLLEIEATVANQEQQIVNSENSIIISKINLAQLLQITDYENFDIADESFDVPPSEVITNTPKTIFDKALTYRNDIKFSELNVDLAEKDLKISKGALLPTLTGFFNYGSRYSDATTLLDGNNSPFTPSFKDQLWIFDGFSYGAQLNIPVFNGFSVKNNIKRSKINIDKAKLQLEQEKLALETNINQAYVDVKSFSKAYEAAQKTLDARKLAYDYSKERFDVGLMNSFDFSQAQSRVEDAEAQLVRTKYDYIFRLKVLEFYFGLPLTLK; encoded by the coding sequence ATGAAATTTAAAATAGCATCTTTATTAATAGTTTTTGCATTTACCGTTGGTAGTTCGCAAGTAAAAAAGTGGACATTAGAAGAATGTGTTTCGTATGCCGTGGATAACAACTTATCTATTGAACAATATGAACTAGACTTGCAAAGTGTGCAAATTGAAAAGTCAGATGCATTAGGTGCTTTTCTACCTAATTTAAATGCTACGAATTCAATTTCGAGTAATACAGGTTTTTCAATTAACCCTACGAATAACCTGCCAACAAATACGACTAGTTTTAACGTAAGTGGGAGTATATCTTCAAACGTTACTCTATATGATGGTTTACGAAATATACATAATTTTAATCGTGCAAAGCTAAACGCAATGGCAAGCCAGTATCGTTTAGATGATTTAAAAGATGATATTCGTTTAAATGTAGCTAATGCATATTTGTTAGTTTTGTCTAATAAGGAATCTTTGCGTGTTTTTAAAGCGCAGTATAATGTTACACAGCAAGATTTAAAGCGTACAAATGAGTTGGTTGAGGCGGGTGTTGTACCTAGAGGAGATTTGTTGGAAATAGAAGCAACTGTAGCTAATCAAGAACAGCAAATTGTAAATTCAGAAAACAGTATTATAATTTCAAAAATAAACTTAGCACAGTTATTACAAATTACAGATTACGAAAATTTTGATATTGCAGACGAATCATTTGATGTGCCACCTTCAGAGGTTATAACAAATACGCCTAAAACTATTTTTGATAAGGCTTTAACGTATAGAAATGATATTAAATTTTCTGAATTAAATGTTGATTTAGCTGAAAAAGATTTGAAAATAAGTAAAGGAGCATTACTGCCAACGCTTACAGGGTTTTTTAACTATGGATCTAGATATTCAGATGCAACTACACTTTTAGATGGTAATAACAGTCCGTTCACGCCAAGCTTTAAAGATCAACTTTGGATTTTTGACGGCTTCTCTTATGGAGCGCAATTAAATATTCCAGTATTTAATGGGTTTAGTGTAAAAAACAATATTAAAAGATCTAAAATAAATATAGATAAAGCGAAGTTGCAGTTGGAGCAAGAGAAGCTCGCACTTGAAACAAATATCAATCAAGCATATGTAGATGTTAAAAGTTTTTCAAAAGCTTATGAGGCTGCTCAAAAAACTTTAGATGCTCGAAAATTAGCTTATGATTACTCTAAAGAACGTTTTGATGTTGGTTTAATGAACTCTTTTGATTTTAGTCAGGCACAGTCAAGAGTAGAAGATGCAGAAGCGCAGTTAGTTAGAACAAAGTATGATTATATTTTCAGACTAAAAGTATTAGAGTTTTACTTTGGTTTGCCTTTAACTTTAAAATAA
- a CDS encoding ABC transporter permease, whose protein sequence is MFDRDIWQEIIYSIKNNRLRTFLTGFSVGWGIFILVLLLASVNGMQNGFYLRFNDDATNAIFIRTGNTTKAYAGFEINRRIQLKNDDIEYIQKSFPDAVEYISARYYASANARYKSETGSYGVQAVHPDHQMIEKTIITKGRYINSNDLASKAKVAVIGRKVKQDLFKEEEALGKFVEFNGLPFRVVGIFTDEGDDNAERKIYAPITTYQGIYGNTDNINDIALTYNPNFDLTKALGFSRRLESIFKRRHKVSPDDQSGIRVWNYAEAFSDISSFTGVLNVIGIVVGLLILIAGIVGIGNIMVFTVKERTKEIGIRKALGAEPSQIIKLVILESVFITAMSGFIGLLFATSILAVIGPHIQSPAFANPSVSFSTVFTATVILIVAGVFAGLIPALKAANIKPIVALRDK, encoded by the coding sequence ATGTTTGATAGAGACATTTGGCAAGAAATTATTTATAGTATAAAAAATAACAGGCTTCGTACCTTTTTAACAGGGTTTTCGGTAGGTTGGGGTATTTTTATACTAGTACTTTTACTAGCTTCTGTAAACGGAATGCAAAATGGATTTTATCTGCGATTTAATGATGATGCTACAAATGCCATATTTATTAGAACAGGTAATACTACTAAGGCATATGCTGGTTTTGAGATAAATAGAAGAATTCAGCTTAAGAATGATGATATTGAATATATTCAAAAAAGTTTTCCTGATGCAGTAGAGTATATAAGTGCGCGGTATTATGCAAGTGCAAATGCTAGATATAAAAGCGAAACAGGCTCTTATGGTGTTCAAGCCGTTCACCCTGATCATCAAATGATTGAAAAAACGATTATAACAAAAGGTCGATATATTAATTCAAATGATTTAGCCTCGAAAGCGAAAGTAGCTGTAATAGGTAGAAAAGTAAAACAAGACTTATTTAAAGAAGAAGAAGCACTTGGAAAGTTTGTTGAATTTAATGGTTTGCCATTTAGAGTTGTAGGTATTTTTACAGATGAAGGTGATGATAATGCGGAGCGTAAGATTTACGCGCCAATTACAACTTACCAAGGTATCTACGGTAACACGGATAATATTAATGATATAGCACTAACCTATAACCCTAATTTTGATTTAACGAAAGCACTCGGTTTCTCTAGAAGATTAGAAAGTATATTTAAACGTAGGCATAAAGTATCGCCAGACGACCAGTCAGGGATTAGAGTTTGGAACTATGCAGAAGCTTTTTCTGATATAAGTAGTTTTACGGGGGTGCTAAATGTTATTGGTATTGTTGTAGGTCTTTTAATTTTAATAGCAGGTATTGTTGGTATTGGTAACATAATGGTGTTTACAGTAAAAGAACGAACTAAAGAAATAGGAATTAGAAAAGCATTGGGTGCAGAACCTAGTCAAATTATAAAATTAGTAATATTAGAGTCTGTTTTTATTACTGCAATGTCTGGATTTATAGGGTTGTTATTTGCTACGAGTATTTTAGCGGTAATAGGTCCGCATATCCAATCTCCTGCATTTGCAAATCCTTCTGTGAGTTTTTCTACCGTTTTTACAGCTACAGTTATACTTATTGTAGCAGGCGTTTTTGCAGGGTTAATACCAGCGTTGAAAGCAGCAAATATTAAACCAATTGTAGCACTTAGAGATAAATAA
- a CDS encoding efflux RND transporter periplasmic adaptor subunit, which yields MNKYLKYGLIGFLCFAILGAIVFFIKKNSTPAKLYETETLVKRDIVNKVVVTGKVIPEDEIEIKPQISGIIEKIYLEEGTLVKAGDLIAVIKVVPNEQSLNNARGRISNANLALNNVKIEYDRNKSLFDKGVISSQDFNSVQLQFNQAQQELKNANSDYQIIRVGSANGSSSANTNIRATVSGTILEIPVEEGDQVIESNNFNDGTTIATIADMSKMIFEGEVDEAEVGKLKLGMPLKINLGALDKTTFEALLKFIAPKGIEEDGAVQFRIEGDLVVNDSVNVRAGYSANASIVLEEKKDVLSIKEALLQFDKKTQKPYVEIETAENEFERKELVLGVSDGIDVEVVSGLDENAKIKVWNELDKNKDESSKED from the coding sequence ATGAATAAGTACTTAAAATACGGATTAATAGGATTTTTGTGTTTTGCAATTTTAGGCGCTATTGTCTTTTTTATTAAAAAGAATAGTACTCCTGCAAAACTATACGAAACAGAGACTTTAGTTAAAAGAGATATAGTTAATAAAGTAGTTGTTACAGGGAAAGTAATTCCTGAAGATGAAATAGAAATCAAACCTCAGATTTCAGGTATTATTGAAAAAATATATCTTGAAGAAGGTACTCTAGTAAAGGCTGGAGATTTAATAGCCGTTATAAAAGTTGTTCCGAATGAGCAATCTTTAAACAATGCAAGAGGTAGAATTTCAAATGCAAATTTAGCTTTAAACAATGTTAAAATAGAATATGATAGGAATAAATCTTTATTTGATAAAGGTGTAATCTCTAGTCAAGATTTTAATAGTGTACAATTACAATTCAACCAAGCACAGCAAGAGTTAAAGAATGCTAATAGCGATTATCAAATAATTAGAGTAGGTTCTGCAAATGGTTCATCGAGTGCGAATACTAATATTAGAGCAACCGTGTCAGGTACAATTTTAGAAATTCCGGTTGAAGAAGGAGACCAAGTTATTGAGAGTAATAATTTTAATGACGGAACTACTATCGCAACTATTGCTGATATGAGTAAAATGATATTTGAAGGCGAAGTAGATGAGGCTGAGGTTGGAAAACTAAAGTTGGGTATGCCTTTAAAAATTAATTTAGGAGCGCTTGATAAAACAACATTCGAGGCATTGTTAAAATTTATAGCCCCTAAAGGCATAGAAGAAGATGGAGCAGTTCAGTTCAGAATTGAAGGTGATTTGGTCGTTAATGATAGTGTAAATGTAAGGGCAGGTTATAGTGCAAATGCATCGATTGTATTAGAAGAGAAAAAAGATGTATTATCTATAAAAGAAGCCTTGCTTCAGTTTGATAAAAAAACGCAAAAACCTTATGTAGAGATTGAAACTGCAGAAAATGAGTTTGAAAGAAAAGAACTTGTTTTAGGTGTTAGTGATGGTATCGATGTGGAAGTTGTTTCAGGTTTAGATGAAAATGCTAAAATTAAAGTATGGAACGAATTAGATAAAAATAAGGATGAATCTTCTAAAGAAGACTAA
- a CDS encoding efflux RND transporter periplasmic adaptor subunit, translating to MKKKTTIFILLFIVVSFGAAMYYLYQKNSEDPVTYETEQPTKKTIIKKTVATGSILPLEEVLIKPNISGVIEEIYVEGGDYVKSGDLLAKIKIVPNLNALNSAKNTIEESKINLDDQMRNLERQKTLFDKGVISKVDLERAQVTYDQARQGYNASHKNYDIVKTGTTRGLGSAANTLIKATVSGMVLEVPVEVGNQVIESNNFNEGTTIAAIADVDKMIFEGKVDESEVGKIKENLPLEITVGAIENKVFPAVLDYIAPKGKAENGAIQFEIKGTLKKQDSVFIRAGLSANASIILAKVDSVISIKEALVQFDKETKKPFVELKTGDQSFERKDIELGISDGINVEIKSGLNLLDKIKVWNQIEKEEEEN from the coding sequence ATGAAAAAAAAGACAACTATTTTTATCTTACTATTTATAGTAGTTTCATTCGGTGCAGCAATGTATTATTTGTATCAAAAAAATTCAGAAGACCCTGTTACATATGAGACGGAACAGCCAACAAAAAAAACAATCATAAAAAAAACAGTAGCAACTGGTAGTATTTTACCTTTAGAAGAAGTGTTGATAAAACCAAATATATCAGGGGTTATTGAAGAGATATATGTAGAAGGTGGCGATTATGTAAAATCTGGCGATTTATTAGCAAAAATTAAAATAGTACCAAATTTAAACGCCTTAAATAGCGCAAAAAACACAATAGAAGAATCTAAAATTAATTTAGATGACCAAATGCGTAATTTAGAAAGACAAAAAACTTTATTTGATAAAGGAGTAATTTCAAAGGTAGATTTAGAAAGAGCTCAAGTAACTTACGATCAGGCAAGACAAGGTTATAACGCGTCACATAAAAACTATGATATTGTAAAAACAGGAACAACAAGAGGTTTGGGTAGCGCAGCAAATACATTGATAAAAGCTACAGTTAGCGGTATGGTTTTAGAAGTACCTGTTGAAGTTGGTAACCAAGTTATTGAGAGTAATAATTTTAATGAAGGTACTACAATTGCTGCTATAGCAGATGTTGATAAAATGATTTTTGAAGGAAAGGTAGACGAATCTGAAGTTGGAAAAATAAAAGAAAATTTGCCACTAGAAATTACTGTAGGTGCTATTGAAAACAAAGTATTTCCCGCAGTTTTAGACTATATAGCGCCAAAAGGAAAAGCCGAAAATGGTGCCATTCAATTTGAAATAAAAGGAACCTTAAAAAAACAAGACAGTGTTTTTATTAGAGCAGGATTAAGTGCAAATGCCTCTATTATTTTAGCGAAAGTAGATAGTGTAATATCTATAAAAGAAGCTTTAGTGCAATTTGATAAAGAAACGAAAAAGCCTTTTGTAGAATTAAAAACAGGCGATCAGTCTTTTGAAAGAAAAGATATAGAATTAGGCATTAGTGATGGAATTAATGTAGAAATTAAGTCTGGGCTTAATTTGTTAGATAAAATTAAAGTCTGGAACCAAATTGAAAAAGAGGAAGAAGAAAATTAA
- a CDS encoding ABC transporter permease, whose translation MFNRDRWKEILEVLTSNWFRTILTAFGVFWGILILIILLAAGKGLENGIKSSFGDIATNTMFMWSQATSKEYVGLPKGRRFNFKVEDVTSLRENFSKLRYISPRNRLDGFEGGNNVVRGIKIGAFNVYGDYPEIINQDPMTITSGRFINYSDINQKRKIAIIGEGVKKALFEKDEIALGEYVKIQGVNFMIVGTYKKNNNNGNAEEGQKEIFVPFTSFSQAFNRGNDVGWMAITAKDGTSITSLKEDIINQMKNNRKIHPEDNRAIGNFDLYEEYNRVESLFIAMQLIAYFVGILVLISGIIGVSNIMLIVVKERTKEIGIRRALGEDPWSIKVQILMESIFLTIISGMTGIIIGALFIYGINALLDSIGPVDMFMNPSVSLDIVVIALIILVVSGLLAGFIPAQSAIKVKPIDALRTE comes from the coding sequence TTAATCGGGATCGGTGGAAAGAAATTTTAGAAGTCTTAACCAGTAATTGGTTTAGAACGATACTAACTGCATTTGGTGTTTTTTGGGGAATCCTTATTTTAATTATTCTGTTAGCAGCAGGTAAGGGTTTAGAAAATGGAATTAAAAGTAGCTTTGGTGATATTGCTACTAATACGATGTTTATGTGGTCTCAAGCTACATCTAAAGAATATGTGGGGCTACCTAAGGGTAGAAGATTTAATTTTAAGGTTGAAGATGTTACTTCTTTGAGAGAGAATTTTTCAAAATTACGATATATATCACCTAGAAATAGATTAGATGGATTTGAAGGGGGTAACAATGTTGTTAGAGGTATAAAAATAGGAGCTTTTAATGTTTATGGTGATTATCCTGAAATTATAAATCAAGACCCTATGACTATTACCTCTGGTCGCTTTATTAATTATTCAGATATCAATCAAAAACGAAAAATTGCAATTATCGGAGAAGGGGTTAAAAAAGCTTTATTTGAAAAAGACGAAATAGCTTTGGGTGAGTATGTGAAAATCCAAGGGGTGAATTTTATGATTGTTGGTACTTACAAGAAAAATAATAATAATGGTAATGCAGAAGAGGGGCAAAAAGAAATTTTTGTTCCTTTTACGTCGTTTTCACAAGCTTTTAATAGAGGTAATGATGTTGGATGGATGGCTATAACGGCAAAAGACGGTACTTCAATTACAAGTTTAAAAGAAGATATCATAAATCAGATGAAAAATAATCGAAAAATTCATCCAGAAGATAATCGTGCAATAGGAAATTTTGATTTGTATGAAGAGTATAATAGAGTAGAGAGCTTATTTATTGCGATGCAATTAATTGCTTATTTCGTAGGCATTTTGGTTTTAATATCGGGCATTATTGGAGTGAGTAATATAATGCTAATTGTAGTAAAAGAAAGAACTAAAGAAATTGGAATTAGACGGGCACTGGGTGAAGACCCATGGTCAATTAAGGTTCAAATATTAATGGAGTCAATTTTTCTAACAATTATTTCAGGAATGACAGGTATTATAATTGGAGCTCTTTTTATTTATGGAATAAATGCGTTATTAGATTCTATCGGACCTGTTGATATGTTTATGAACCCAAGTGTGAGTTTAGATATTGTAGTTATCGCTTTAATAATTTTAGTGGTTTCAGGTTTATTAGCCGGTTTTATACCAGCCCAGAGTGCTATCAAAGTTAAACCCATAGATGCTCTACGGACAGAATAA